Within the Halomonas sp. HL-93 genome, the region AGTGGACTGCTGCTTGGTCAAGGCTCCATTGGCGGGCAGCAGCTAGGCAGCTTTCCCAATCCCCGGCATGGTATTCCAGCACGCCAGCGTCTCGCTGGCGCTGTAAATGATAGCGGTACATTGGGTCATAATATTCCGTCAGCAGCGGGGCCAACCAAGCTTCATGTGCTTGAGGGTTGCCGTGTTCGTGCGCCGTGAAGGCCAGTGACTGAAGCCGTTGAAGCCGTTGCAACCTGGCGCTTCCTAGCCGTTTCTTCAAGCGGATCAATGCGTTACTAAGCTGCTGGCACATACGCTGCCACCCTTCTTCGGGTCCGTAGCGCAACTGGTAAGCGTGTTCAAGATCGAGAATATAGTCACGCTGCAGCTGTTCCAACCGCCAATCCAGCGGCATTTCCACGCGTATGCGTATCGCACACGCCATTGTCTCCCAAAAGCTGAGCGGCACGTTCACTTCACCAATTTGCCGTGATTCATCTTCAACCACCAACGGGCCTGGGAGTGCCAGCAATCGCTTTGACAAACGGTGTTCAAAGTCGATTTGGCAAGGCGGTGGTTCAGGTGAACGCCCAAACGCCGAACCTTTGTGCTGGGCAAACCCTTCTAGATCAACGCCGTTGGCTAATCGATTAATCAGTACCGTTTTAGCGCAGCCCGTTAGCCCTGCCACCACTAACAGTGGTTGTTGAGCGGCTACGTCTATTTGGGCGATCAGACGTTGGCGCAGCGCTTTCCAGCCCCCTGCGATACGCGGCCTGACCAAGCCTGTATCGGCAAGCCACTGCTGGGCAATTTGCGACCGCAAGCCACCGCGAAAGCAGTAAATGATCGCTTCGGGGTGGTGACTCACATAATCTCGCCAAGCCGCTACGCGGGCCTCTTTGACAGTTCCGTTCACCAAGTCGTTACCCAGGGCAATCGCCGCTTGCTGCCCCTGCTCTTGGTAAGCGATACCTACTTGATGGCGCTCATCGTCAACCATCAATGGCAGATTGACAGCGCCAGGCAAAGCACCCTTGGCAAACTCAACGGGCGCGCGTACGTCGATCAACGGGCACTCTTTTTGAATGAGACGGGTATCAGCAGGAACGGTCGGTAGGTTCACCCGATGACCTCAATCAGTGCCTCCCCCTGAGGCTTTTTCAGCGTACCAAACGGCTGCAAGTCCAAACCGTAGGTACGCCCAATGCGTTCTACGTCGTCTTCCCAAGCAGGGTCCACAGCTAGAAGTAGCCCACCTGACGTTTGCGGATCGCACAGCCACTGCCAATGAGCGTCATCCATGTTGGGCAGCGCGCTTCCCAGCGCATCGCGATTGCGCTGGGAGCCACCAGGCACCGCTCCTTGGCGGCGATAGCTTTCTGCTTCAGCCAAACGTGGTAACCGGCGAAAATCGATCTGTGCCATGACCTGGCTCGCGCGGCACATTTCGGCCAAATGACCTGCCAGGCCAAAGCCTGTTACATCGGTCATTGCATTAACGCCTTTAACATCAGCAAGCGGCACGCCAATTCGATTGGATTGCAGCATGGTTTCACGGGCCAATCCGTGGTGCCCCGCCGCTAAAAGGCCACGTTTCTCGGCCGTGGTCAGCATACCGACGCCAATCGGTTTGGTAAGGAACAACAAGTCACCGGGCTTGGCATGAGAATTTAGCTTCAACTTATCAAGTTCCACCAAGCCATTCACCGCCAGCCCAAAAATGGGCTCGGGCGCATCAATGGAATGTCCGCCCGCCAACGCGACCCCCAACTCGCGGCAAACCGCTTGTGCCCCGGCCACCACATCACCGGCAATGTCAGCACTCAATTTATCCAGCGGCCAGCCTAAAATCCCCAGCGCCA harbors:
- the mnmH gene encoding tRNA 2-selenouridine(34) synthase MnmH, which translates into the protein MNLPTVPADTRLIQKECPLIDVRAPVEFAKGALPGAVNLPLMVDDERHQVGIAYQEQGQQAAIALGNDLVNGTVKEARVAAWRDYVSHHPEAIIYCFRGGLRSQIAQQWLADTGLVRPRIAGGWKALRQRLIAQIDVAAQQPLLVVAGLTGCAKTVLINRLANGVDLEGFAQHKGSAFGRSPEPPPCQIDFEHRLSKRLLALPGPLVVEDESRQIGEVNVPLSFWETMACAIRIRVEMPLDWRLEQLQRDYILDLEHAYQLRYGPEEGWQRMCQQLSNALIRLKKRLGSARLQRLQRLQSLAFTAHEHGNPQAHEAWLAPLLTEYYDPMYRYHLQRQRDAGVLEYHAGDWESCLAAARQWSLDQAAVH
- the selD gene encoding selenide, water dikinase SelD — protein: MSSIRLTQYSHGAGCGCKIAPDVLDHILSKAGPAAASKRLIVGNQGREDAAVYDLGDGRGMIATTDFFMPIVDDPFDFGRIAATNAISDVYAMGGTPVMALGILGWPLDKLSADIAGDVVAGAQAVCRELGVALAGGHSIDAPEPIFGLAVNGLVELDKLKLNSHAKPGDLLFLTKPIGVGMLTTAEKRGLLAAGHHGLARETMLQSNRIGVPLADVKGVNAMTDVTGFGLAGHLAEMCRASQVMAQIDFRRLPRLAEAESYRRQGAVPGGSQRNRDALGSALPNMDDAHWQWLCDPQTSGGLLLAVDPAWEDDVERIGRTYGLDLQPFGTLKKPQGEALIEVIG